Below is a window of Mycolicibacterium rhodesiae NBB3 DNA.
AGCAACTGAACCAGGCTGACCAGTAGCGGACTTATGTCGCGGTACCGAGTGGCGAGGATGCCGAAACACAGAGACACCCAGACGCAGTTCAAGACGATCAGGAACAGGGCCGGGACGACAGCGAGGTCGGTCCACTTCCACGGCTTCGGATAGATGATCGCGATGATCACGAAGATGATCATGTTGTGGCCGAACAAGATGATCTGTCGCCACACCAATCGATATACGTGAACCGACAGCGGTGTCGGAAGTTGTTTGATGAGACCCTCATTCGCGATGAAGACCTCGGCACCTTCGAGGATCGACGCGTTGATCAGATTCCAGATGATCAGGCCGAGGGTGACGTAGGGCAGGTGCTCCTCGAGCGGGAGCTTGAACAGCTTGGAGTACAACAAGCCCATCGCGACGGCGGTGGCGCCCGTCGCGATCGTGATCCAGAACGGGCCGAGCACCGACCTGCGGTAGCGCTGCTTGATGTCCTGCCAGCCCAGGTGGAACCACAACTCGCGCTTGCCGAATCCCGCGACCAGGTCGCCCCAGGCGCGAGCAAAGGTCTTCGACTGCGCGGCGGCGTCG
It encodes the following:
- the wzm gene encoding galactan export ABC transporter permease subunit Wzm/RfbD — protein: MTFTDAAAQSKTFARAWGDLVAGFGKRELWFHLGWQDIKQRYRRSVLGPFWITIATGATAVAMGLLYSKLFKLPLEEHLPYVTLGLIIWNLINASILEGAEVFIANEGLIKQLPTPLSVHVYRLVWRQIILFGHNMIIFVIIAIIYPKPWKWTDLAVVPALFLIVLNCVWVSLCFGILATRYRDISPLLVSLVQLLFFMTPIIWNESTLRQQGAGDYARIVELNPLLHYLDIVRAPLLGADQEVHHWVVVIVLTIIGWTLAAFAMRQYRSRVAYWV